One stretch of Caldinitratiruptor microaerophilus DNA includes these proteins:
- a CDS encoding DUF1657 domain-containing protein — translation MTVGSKLHQALSQAESLKAQLETFGHDTQDPKVKTQFYQMAQAMEQHVIGSLRSRVNHVESQEPQYKVRQQAAQQAGARPPVRG, via the coding sequence GTGACGGTGGGTTCCAAGCTGCACCAGGCCCTGTCGCAGGCGGAGAGCCTGAAGGCCCAGCTGGAGACCTTCGGGCACGACACGCAGGACCCGAAGGTCAAGACGCAGTTCTACCAGATGGCCCAGGCGATGGAGCAGCACGTGATCGGCAGCCTGCGGAGCCGCGTGAACCACGTGGAGTCGCAGGAGCCCCAGTACAAGGTCAGGCAGCAGGCGGCGCAGCAGGCCGGGGCCCGGCCTCCGGTGCGGGGCTAG
- the ftsX gene encoding permease-like cell division protein FtsX, whose protein sequence is MPFSPWAWSLRQAVASLGRSGLMSLASISTVAISLLVLAVVVLLAVNVSLMAGSVESQLQIKVYLDTDLTEGEKAALVERLRRLPGVESATYVPKEQGLELMRQRLGPNVVQALEANPLPDAVDLRLERADAIASVGEAAAQLPGVWRVRYGQGVVEKVLAVTRMVRAAGIALVVLLAFATVLILSNTIRLAVFARRREIAIMKLVGATDWFIRRPFVLEGILLGTLGAGVAVLVTYFGYDYVVRTLYVNMPFLPVVPPGAIALDLSLGLLALGALLGAAGSFLSLRRFLKV, encoded by the coding sequence ATGCCATTTAGCCCGTGGGCCTGGTCCCTCCGCCAGGCGGTCGCCAGCCTCGGGCGCAGCGGCCTCATGAGCCTGGCGTCGATCTCCACGGTGGCGATCTCCCTGCTCGTGCTGGCCGTGGTGGTCCTGCTGGCCGTGAACGTCAGCTTAATGGCCGGCAGCGTGGAGTCGCAGCTTCAGATCAAGGTGTACCTCGACACCGACCTGACCGAGGGGGAGAAGGCGGCGCTGGTCGAGCGCCTGCGCCGCCTGCCCGGGGTGGAGTCCGCCACCTACGTGCCGAAGGAGCAGGGCCTCGAGCTGATGCGCCAGCGCCTCGGCCCCAACGTCGTCCAGGCGCTGGAGGCGAACCCGCTGCCGGACGCCGTCGATCTGCGCCTCGAGCGCGCCGACGCCATCGCCTCCGTGGGCGAGGCGGCCGCCCAGTTGCCCGGCGTGTGGCGCGTCCGCTACGGGCAGGGGGTCGTGGAGAAGGTCCTGGCCGTCACCCGGATGGTCCGGGCGGCGGGGATCGCGCTGGTGGTCCTCCTCGCTTTCGCCACGGTGCTGATCCTCTCCAACACCATCCGCCTGGCGGTCTTCGCCCGTCGGCGCGAGATCGCCATCATGAAGCTCGTCGGCGCCACCGACTGGTTCATCCGGCGCCCCTTCGTCCTGGAGGGGATCCTCCTCGGGACGCTCGGCGCGGGGGTGGCGGTGCTCGTCACCTACTTCGGCTACGACTACGTGGTGCGCACCCTTTACGTGAACATGCCCTTCCTGCCGGTCGTACCCCCCGGCGCCATCGCCCTCGACCTGTCCCTGGGGCTTCTCGCCCTCGGTGCCCTCCTGGGGGCTGCCGGGAGCTTCCTGAGCCTGCGCCGCTTCCTGAAGGTGTAG
- a CDS encoding WecB/TagA/CpsF family glycosyltransferase — MKKASDRGRSVILGVAVDRVTLAEAVRRCLDFVASGAPHLVVTPNAEIVMAARRDPELRQVLRQADLVVPDGAGVVLAARLLGRPVPERVAGVDLAAGVLAGAPPGTRVFLLGSTPDTVAEAARRLQARYPNITVCGRRDGYWAHFEPQADREVVAAIRAARPHVLLTGMGAPLQEKWLARHLTELAVPLAMGIGGGIDLWAGKARRAPDWMIRLNLEWVYRIVRFGRYRRSLPPLIGFALRVLAERLGLGPGGGGGDAAQQEEPPWRKTTGN, encoded by the coding sequence ATGAAAAAAGCATCCGACCGGGGTCGGAGCGTGATCCTGGGGGTCGCGGTCGACCGGGTCACCCTGGCCGAAGCCGTCCGCCGCTGTCTGGACTTCGTGGCGAGCGGTGCGCCCCACCTGGTCGTGACCCCCAACGCGGAGATCGTGATGGCTGCCCGCAGGGACCCCGAGCTGCGGCAGGTCCTGCGCCAGGCCGACCTCGTGGTCCCGGACGGCGCCGGCGTGGTGCTGGCCGCCCGCCTCCTCGGGAGGCCCGTGCCGGAGCGGGTGGCGGGCGTGGATCTGGCGGCCGGCGTGCTGGCCGGCGCGCCGCCCGGCACGCGGGTGTTCCTCCTGGGCTCCACGCCGGACACGGTCGCGGAGGCAGCCCGGCGGCTCCAGGCGCGGTACCCGAACATCACGGTCTGCGGCCGGCGCGATGGGTACTGGGCCCACTTCGAACCGCAGGCGGACCGGGAAGTCGTGGCGGCGATCCGCGCCGCCAGGCCGCACGTGCTCCTGACGGGCATGGGGGCGCCGCTTCAGGAGAAGTGGCTCGCCCGCCACCTGACGGAGCTGGCGGTGCCGCTGGCGATGGGCATCGGCGGCGGCATTGACCTCTGGGCCGGGAAGGCCCGGCGTGCCCCCGACTGGATGATCCGCCTGAACCTCGAGTGGGTCTACCGCATCGTCCGCTTCGGCCGCTATCGCCGTTCCTTGCCGCCTCTCATCGGGTTCGCGCTTCGGGTCCTGGCCGAGCGGCTCGGCCTGGGCCCCGGAGGCGGGGGCGGTGACGCAGCCCAGCAGGAGGAACCGCCATGGAGGAAGACTACAGGGAACTGA
- a CDS encoding peptidoglycan DD-metalloendopeptidase family protein codes for MRAAPLRRAVALILTAAALALPATVRADSLEDQIRQAREQQAQLEAERRAARARLNELDRKVQDATLAYRRALDELRATQAEVARLSRELEAAEADLAAAEAELERVTAELAKKQEALGKRVRVAYVDGQVEYLEVLFGATSFSDFLSRFEFLQLMAEQDSRLVADVRQMQAEAAARRQAMETRRNRVAALRDQAARRREEARIQEVKANQYKADLEAARARVRAELDEIDRQNALIAKQIAEWSRQLARARGQIVFQWPVSPVRVTSPFGERWHPIAQQRRMHWGIDLAASYGQPVRAAESGRVVSAGWRGGYGNTVIILHGTVGGVTYATLYGHNSRLAVSAGDEVKAGQVIAYAGSSGYSTGPHVHLEIWANGKAVDPLPYLPR; via the coding sequence TTGCGAGCCGCGCCCCTTCGCCGCGCCGTTGCCCTGATCCTGACCGCCGCTGCCCTCGCGCTGCCTGCCACGGTCCGGGCCGATTCGCTGGAGGACCAGATCCGCCAGGCCCGGGAGCAGCAGGCGCAGCTCGAGGCGGAGCGGCGTGCCGCCAGGGCCCGGCTGAACGAGCTGGACCGCAAGGTGCAGGACGCGACCCTGGCGTACCGGCGCGCCCTCGACGAGCTCCGGGCCACTCAGGCCGAGGTCGCCCGGCTGAGCCGGGAGCTCGAGGCCGCCGAGGCCGACCTTGCCGCCGCCGAGGCCGAGCTCGAGCGCGTCACGGCCGAACTGGCGAAGAAGCAGGAGGCCCTTGGCAAGCGGGTCCGGGTGGCATACGTGGACGGCCAGGTGGAGTACCTGGAGGTCCTCTTCGGGGCCACGAGCTTCTCCGACTTCCTCAGCCGCTTCGAGTTCCTGCAGCTCATGGCCGAGCAGGACAGCCGTCTGGTCGCCGACGTCCGCCAGATGCAGGCCGAAGCCGCCGCCCGGCGCCAGGCGATGGAAACCCGGCGCAACCGGGTGGCCGCGCTGCGGGACCAGGCCGCCCGCCGGCGGGAGGAAGCCCGCATCCAGGAGGTCAAGGCGAACCAGTACAAGGCCGACCTGGAGGCGGCGCGAGCGAGGGTGCGGGCCGAGCTTGACGAGATCGACCGCCAGAACGCCCTGATCGCCAAGCAGATCGCCGAGTGGAGCCGCCAGCTGGCCCGGGCCCGGGGGCAGATCGTCTTCCAGTGGCCGGTCTCGCCGGTGCGGGTCACGAGCCCCTTCGGCGAGCGGTGGCACCCCATCGCCCAGCAGCGGCGGATGCACTGGGGCATCGATCTTGCGGCAAGCTACGGGCAGCCGGTGCGGGCGGCTGAGTCCGGCCGGGTGGTCTCGGCAGGCTGGCGGGGCGGTTACGGGAACACGGTGATCATCCTGCACGGGACGGTGGGCGGGGTCACCTACGCGACCCTGTACGGTCACAACTCCCGGCTGGCGGTCAGCGCCGGTGACGAGGTGAAGGCGGGCCAGGTCATCGCCTACGCCGGTAGCAGCGGGTACTCGACGGGCCCGCACGTGCACCTCGAGATCTGGGCGAACGGCAAGGCCGTCGACCCGCTCCCGTACCTGCCGAGGTAG
- a CDS encoding transketolase, with protein MEEDYRELRAIARQIRKDIVRQVAGAQSGHAGSSLSAVEIGVALYWREMRLDPSRPDWPDRDRFCLSKGHASPLLYALLARRGYFPPEELDTFRRIDSRLQGHPARHKLPGVEISAGSLGQGLSQAIGMALAGKLDGKGYRVYALLGDGELQEGQVWEAAMFAGNRRLDNLCAIVDYNGLQIDGPVSEINDPAPVAGKFRAFGWHAVEIDGHDYRQIFAALAEARATRERPTCIVARTRKGRGIAAVEGTVKSHSWYPKVEELEDLYGEIDREDAPSAPSPQEVRAR; from the coding sequence ATGGAGGAAGACTACAGGGAACTGAGGGCGATCGCCCGGCAGATCCGGAAGGACATCGTCCGGCAGGTCGCCGGGGCGCAGTCCGGGCATGCGGGCAGCTCGCTGTCGGCGGTCGAGATCGGGGTGGCGCTGTACTGGCGGGAGATGCGGCTCGACCCGTCCCGCCCCGACTGGCCGGACCGGGACCGCTTCTGCCTCTCCAAGGGGCACGCATCGCCGCTCCTGTACGCGCTCCTGGCCCGCCGGGGCTACTTCCCGCCGGAGGAGCTGGACACGTTCCGGCGCATCGACAGCCGGCTGCAGGGCCACCCGGCGAGGCACAAGCTGCCCGGGGTGGAGATCTCGGCGGGCTCCCTGGGTCAGGGCCTGAGCCAGGCGATCGGCATGGCGCTGGCCGGGAAGCTCGACGGCAAGGGCTACCGTGTCTACGCCCTCCTGGGAGACGGCGAGCTGCAGGAGGGCCAGGTCTGGGAGGCGGCGATGTTCGCCGGCAACCGGCGCCTGGACAACCTGTGCGCGATCGTGGACTACAACGGCCTGCAGATCGACGGGCCCGTGAGCGAGATCAACGACCCGGCGCCCGTTGCCGGCAAGTTCCGGGCGTTCGGCTGGCATGCGGTCGAGATCGACGGGCACGACTACCGCCAGATCTTCGCCGCGCTGGCCGAGGCCCGGGCCACCCGGGAGCGGCCGACCTGCATCGTCGCCCGCACCCGCAAGGGCCGGGGCATCGCCGCCGTGGAGGGCACGGTGAAGTCCCACAGCTGGTACCCGAAGGTGGAGGAACTCGAGGACCTGTACGGCGAGATCGACCGGGAGGACGCGCCTTCTGCGCCGTCCCCGCAGGAGGTGCGTGCACGGTGA
- a CDS encoding DUF5693 family protein, translated as MRKDAFARRFGGALMLVSLVAALPVLVVRHRSEEGSRSVMLAVDLPAFRDFAAEQGYPLDRLLAQLKQAGVTAVAVPERSVPDLARNGAAAVFTGAEVLAELAATDRATPTLRRLAREGRLVASHTYVVPAPGTDAGDLHRALAARLGPERAVWHRPGPGEGGSGVIELDVSPADLEQYGAGWDPADFDLVHRAGLEAFPRPRPAPAATPALVRDVFADLDRLAPEARAVLFWGREVLGFRRDGRGADALAAVAEEVRRRGLLIGMIEHASQLGFAPQEGAEAVARAAGYPVARVYSMGQAEIEKFRPEVTVEKWLRSVQERNIRILYLRPFLGWQEPGRSVVETNLQYFSLLSRRLAGHGYPPGAPGRIAPFWTPWWQRGLVGLGAVGAGLYALALLWPLRASTAGLLAALGIGGALGLTRVAPVTGPQALALATAVVFPALGGLWVLARWGASARRDLGQAPEGGPAKPAAPVNLLREGAVAFVALFGFALLGGLLVAGLLGDVTYALEFRYFRGVKLAFAAPLALVALGYVLAGHTGRPGEIARSAAREIAGWSGAVVRWRHVALGLLAAVAAFWYIQRSGNFPLVPVPEWELALRSALERALVVRPRTKEFAIAYPALALAVVFVHRGLRAWALPFVLAAVTGAVSVVNSFSHLRTPLLVSLVRSVHGLWLGALAGAAAAGLAALVLRWVEGALGREGRP; from the coding sequence ATGCGTAAGGATGCCTTCGCCCGGCGGTTCGGCGGGGCGCTGATGCTGGTCTCGCTCGTGGCGGCCCTGCCGGTCCTGGTGGTGCGGCACCGGAGCGAGGAGGGCTCGCGCAGCGTGATGCTGGCGGTGGACCTGCCGGCCTTCCGCGACTTCGCGGCCGAGCAGGGGTACCCGCTCGATCGCCTGCTGGCGCAGCTCAAGCAGGCGGGGGTCACCGCCGTGGCGGTTCCGGAGCGCAGCGTGCCCGACCTCGCGCGCAACGGCGCCGCCGCCGTCTTCACGGGCGCCGAGGTCCTGGCGGAGCTCGCGGCGACCGACCGGGCCACCCCCACCCTGCGCCGGCTGGCGCGGGAGGGCCGCCTGGTCGCCTCCCACACGTACGTGGTCCCGGCTCCCGGCACCGACGCCGGCGATCTTCACCGCGCGCTGGCCGCCCGACTCGGGCCGGAGCGGGCCGTCTGGCACCGGCCCGGGCCCGGCGAGGGCGGCAGCGGGGTGATCGAGCTGGACGTCTCCCCGGCGGACCTGGAGCAGTACGGCGCCGGGTGGGACCCGGCCGACTTCGACCTCGTCCACCGCGCCGGCCTCGAGGCGTTTCCCCGGCCGCGGCCCGCACCGGCGGCGACGCCGGCCCTCGTCCGGGACGTCTTCGCCGACCTCGACCGGCTGGCGCCGGAGGCCCGGGCCGTCCTCTTCTGGGGGCGCGAGGTGCTCGGCTTCCGCCGTGACGGGCGCGGCGCGGACGCGCTCGCCGCCGTGGCGGAGGAGGTGCGGCGCCGCGGCCTGTTGATCGGCATGATCGAGCACGCCTCACAGCTCGGATTCGCCCCGCAGGAGGGCGCCGAAGCGGTCGCGCGCGCCGCCGGCTATCCCGTCGCCCGGGTGTACTCCATGGGGCAGGCGGAGATCGAGAAGTTCCGGCCGGAGGTCACGGTGGAGAAGTGGCTTCGCTCGGTGCAGGAGCGGAACATCCGTATCCTCTACCTGCGCCCGTTCCTGGGCTGGCAGGAGCCCGGGCGGAGCGTGGTCGAGACGAACCTCCAGTACTTCTCCCTGTTGTCTCGCCGCCTCGCCGGGCACGGTTACCCGCCGGGCGCTCCGGGCCGCATCGCCCCCTTCTGGACGCCCTGGTGGCAGCGGGGCCTGGTGGGGCTGGGCGCGGTGGGTGCGGGCCTCTACGCGCTCGCGCTCCTGTGGCCGCTGCGCGCGAGCACCGCGGGCCTGCTCGCGGCGCTCGGGATCGGTGGCGCCCTGGGGCTCACCCGCGTGGCGCCGGTCACCGGCCCGCAGGCCCTGGCCCTGGCGACGGCCGTCGTGTTCCCCGCGCTCGGCGGCCTGTGGGTTCTCGCGCGGTGGGGCGCCTCGGCGCGCCGTGACCTCGGCCAGGCCCCGGAGGGCGGACCGGCGAAGCCCGCCGCCCCGGTGAACCTCCTGCGCGAGGGAGCGGTTGCCTTCGTGGCCCTGTTCGGCTTCGCGCTCCTGGGCGGCCTGCTGGTCGCGGGACTCCTGGGCGACGTCACCTACGCCCTCGAGTTTCGCTACTTCCGCGGGGTCAAGCTCGCCTTCGCGGCGCCCCTGGCCCTGGTCGCGCTGGGCTACGTGCTGGCCGGCCACACCGGCCGGCCCGGCGAGATCGCCCGTTCGGCGGCGCGGGAGATCGCCGGCTGGTCGGGCGCCGTCGTGCGCTGGCGGCACGTGGCCCTCGGGCTCCTCGCCGCGGTGGCGGCCTTCTGGTACATCCAGCGCTCGGGTAACTTCCCGCTGGTGCCGGTGCCGGAGTGGGAGCTGGCCCTGCGGTCGGCGCTGGAGCGGGCGCTGGTGGTGCGCCCGCGCACCAAGGAGTTCGCCATCGCCTACCCGGCCCTGGCCCTGGCGGTGGTCTTCGTGCACCGGGGGCTGCGGGCCTGGGCGCTGCCGTTCGTCCTGGCCGCCGTGACCGGCGCCGTCTCCGTGGTCAACTCCTTCTCGCACCTGCGCACGCCGCTCCTCGTGTCCCTCGTCCGCTCCGTGCACGGCCTCTGGCTGGGGGCGCTCGCCGGGGCGGCGGCCGCGGGACTCGCCGCCCTGGTGCTGCGGTGGGTGGAGGGAGCCCTGGGCCGGGAGGGTCGCCCGTGA
- the csaB gene encoding polysaccharide pyruvyl transferase CsaB has protein sequence MSPSGRPAAGGAPPRVLVYGYYGFRNAGDEAILAGIVRAFRKVEPGTEFVVVSGKAAETRRVHGVEAVSRNRIRRIWQEMGRADLVLAGGGSLLQDVTGLRSIPFYLGLAVMAMLRGRPVVFHAQGVGPIRRWPGRLLTRLVASRVALITVRDPESGEFLYRLGVRHPRLFVAADAALALEPGDPARGRRLLAAAGVSLPPRDSGGPLIGVSVRPWPGRGEPGWHRLAEALDGLARRTGGTVVFLPLQPPADLQVARAVAEAMAEPAAVPHADGWTYRDALDAVAACDLLVGMRYHALVFAAMAGVPPVGVSYDPKIDAFLRQVGAVTAGSVQDLDPQALVEAGLAALKGRAVEGRRLRAVTARLAADAMQAARLALDFVRRRS, from the coding sequence GTGAGCCCCTCGGGGCGGCCGGCGGCCGGCGGCGCTCCGCCCCGGGTCCTGGTCTACGGGTACTACGGTTTCCGCAACGCCGGCGACGAGGCGATCCTCGCCGGCATCGTCCGCGCCTTCCGGAAGGTGGAGCCGGGGACCGAGTTCGTGGTGGTCTCCGGCAAGGCGGCCGAGACCCGCCGGGTGCACGGCGTCGAGGCCGTCTCCCGCAACCGCATCCGGCGCATCTGGCAGGAGATGGGCCGGGCCGACCTCGTGCTGGCCGGCGGCGGGAGCCTCCTCCAGGACGTGACGGGCCTCCGCTCCATCCCCTTCTATCTCGGCCTGGCCGTGATGGCGATGCTCAGGGGGCGGCCGGTCGTGTTCCACGCCCAGGGCGTCGGGCCGATCCGCCGCTGGCCCGGGCGCCTCCTGACCCGGCTGGTGGCGTCCCGGGTGGCGCTCATCACGGTACGGGACCCCGAGTCGGGCGAGTTCCTGTACCGCCTCGGGGTGCGCCACCCCCGCCTCTTCGTGGCGGCCGACGCCGCCCTGGCCCTCGAGCCCGGCGATCCGGCGCGGGGGCGGCGGCTTCTCGCCGCGGCCGGCGTGTCGCTGCCGCCCCGCGACTCCGGCGGGCCGCTCATCGGGGTATCGGTGCGGCCCTGGCCGGGTCGGGGGGAGCCGGGCTGGCACCGCCTGGCCGAGGCCCTTGACGGCCTGGCCCGCCGGACGGGGGGCACGGTGGTCTTCCTTCCCCTGCAGCCCCCCGCCGACCTCCAGGTCGCCCGGGCCGTCGCCGAAGCGATGGCCGAGCCCGCCGCCGTGCCGCACGCGGACGGTTGGACGTACCGCGACGCCCTCGACGCGGTGGCCGCCTGCGACCTCCTCGTCGGCATGCGCTACCACGCCCTGGTCTTCGCCGCCATGGCCGGGGTGCCGCCGGTGGGCGTCTCCTATGACCCGAAGATCGACGCCTTCCTGCGCCAGGTGGGCGCGGTGACGGCGGGCAGCGTGCAGGACCTGGACCCGCAGGCGCTGGTGGAGGCCGGCCTGGCGGCGCTCAAGGGCCGGGCGGTGGAAGGGCGGCGCCTCCGGGCCGTCACGGCGCGACTGGCAGCCGATGCCATGCAGGCCGCCCGGCTCGCCCTTGATTTCGTCCGGCGGAGGAGCTAG
- the ftsE gene encoding cell division ATP-binding protein FtsE: protein MVRFVRVSKQYPGQSRPSLRDITLNVERGEFVFIVGPSGAGKSTLTRLIYREELPTSGQVIVGGVNVTRLRPSQVPYLRRNIGVIFQDFKLLPERTVYENVAFALQVTEASYREIQRRVPAALELVGLLDKAHQRAQELSGGEQQRVAVARAIVRSPSLVLADEPTGNLDPDNSWQIMKLLLEINRMGTTVIVATHAREIVDALQRRVVALEDGVLVRDDQKGSYGYAI, encoded by the coding sequence GTGGTCCGGTTTGTCCGCGTCAGCAAACAGTACCCCGGGCAGTCCCGCCCTTCACTGCGTGACATCACCCTCAACGTGGAGCGGGGGGAATTCGTCTTCATCGTCGGTCCCAGCGGGGCCGGCAAGTCCACCCTCACCCGCCTGATCTACCGGGAAGAACTGCCGACGAGCGGGCAGGTGATCGTGGGCGGGGTCAACGTCACCCGGCTTCGCCCCTCCCAGGTGCCGTACCTGCGCCGGAACATCGGGGTGATCTTTCAGGATTTCAAGCTCCTGCCGGAGCGGACGGTGTACGAGAACGTGGCCTTCGCGCTCCAGGTGACGGAGGCCTCCTACCGGGAGATCCAGCGCCGGGTGCCGGCCGCGCTCGAGCTCGTCGGGCTCCTCGACAAGGCGCACCAGCGCGCCCAGGAGCTGTCCGGCGGCGAGCAGCAGCGGGTCGCGGTCGCCCGGGCGATCGTCCGTAGCCCCAGCCTCGTGCTGGCCGACGAGCCGACGGGCAACCTCGACCCCGACAACTCGTGGCAGATCATGAAGCTCCTCCTCGAGATCAACCGCATGGGTACCACCGTGATCGTGGCGACCCACGCCCGGGAGATCGTGGACGCCCTGCAGCGAAGGGTGGTGGCGCTTGAGGACGGTGTCCTGGTCCGCGACGACCAGAAGGGATCTTACGGCTATGCCATTTAG
- a CDS encoding transketolase family protein, which translates to MSVVSQKKIATRQAYGEALVELGERNPDVVVLDADLSKSTYTYKFAERFPERFFNVGIAEANMMGIAAGLALAGKIPFASTFAIFGAGRAYDQVRNAIGYSAVNVKICVSHGGITLGEDGASHQMIEDLALMRAIPNMTVIVPADAVEARAATFAVAEHPGPCYVRLGRPAVPVVLPEDYEFRIGRAATLREGRDVAIIACGVMVAPALEAAEALAAEGIGARVINMSTIKPLDVGAVIRAAEECGAIVTAEEHNVLGGLGGAVAEVVADQAPVPVKRVGVRDVFGESGRPDELLKKYGLTAEDIAEAARAAIARRARAAAR; encoded by the coding sequence GTGAGCGTCGTGAGCCAGAAGAAGATCGCCACCCGGCAGGCGTACGGGGAGGCCCTCGTCGAGCTCGGGGAGCGCAACCCCGACGTGGTCGTGCTCGACGCCGACCTCTCCAAGTCCACCTACACGTACAAGTTTGCGGAGCGCTTCCCCGAGCGCTTCTTCAACGTGGGCATCGCCGAGGCGAACATGATGGGCATCGCCGCCGGGCTGGCGCTGGCGGGGAAGATCCCGTTCGCCAGCACCTTCGCGATCTTCGGCGCCGGCCGGGCCTACGACCAGGTGCGCAACGCGATCGGGTACTCGGCCGTCAACGTGAAGATCTGCGTGAGCCACGGCGGCATCACGCTCGGCGAGGACGGCGCCTCGCACCAGATGATCGAGGACCTCGCGCTCATGCGGGCCATCCCGAACATGACCGTGATCGTCCCGGCCGACGCCGTGGAAGCCCGCGCCGCCACCTTCGCCGTGGCGGAGCATCCGGGTCCGTGCTACGTCCGCCTCGGCCGGCCGGCGGTCCCGGTCGTGCTCCCCGAGGACTACGAGTTCCGGATCGGCCGGGCGGCCACCCTGCGGGAAGGCCGGGACGTGGCGATCATCGCCTGCGGGGTGATGGTCGCGCCGGCCCTGGAGGCGGCCGAGGCGCTCGCCGCGGAGGGCATCGGGGCGCGGGTCATCAACATGTCGACCATCAAGCCCCTCGACGTCGGCGCCGTGATCCGGGCCGCCGAGGAGTGCGGTGCCATCGTGACGGCCGAGGAGCACAACGTCCTGGGCGGACTCGGCGGCGCGGTGGCCGAGGTCGTCGCCGACCAGGCGCCCGTCCCGGTGAAGCGGGTCGGCGTCCGGGACGTGTTCGGCGAGTCCGGCAGGCCGGACGAGCTCCTGAAGAAGTACGGCCTCACCGCAGAGGACATCGCGGAGGCCGCGCGGGCCGCGATCGCGCGGCGCGCTCGGGCGGCGGCGCGCTAG